In Halarsenatibacter silvermanii, one genomic interval encodes:
- a CDS encoding creatininase family protein, with protein MKDKRAVYLLKNMTWPEVDEALQNVEYALIPIGSHEQHGPHIAESCDSVRAEIFSEMLGERLYPKALVVPTVNFGVSPHHMPFSGTITLSPNTLISLLRDIVSSLYQHGIDRAVFVNSHGGNDDTLGAALDEIREEFDVTLAAFKYTNLAEEAIASNVDSEYFGHACEREVSEVKYLAPEILREDRIEKGKIKEGAKVKKTALNLGIDFDRYTENGALGDARKASREAGEEIVEEALDRAEELIEEFMEVD; from the coding sequence ATGAAGGATAAAAGAGCTGTGTATCTGCTGAAAAATATGACCTGGCCAGAAGTGGATGAGGCTTTGCAGAATGTGGAGTATGCTCTAATCCCCATAGGTTCGCACGAACAGCATGGACCTCATATTGCGGAAAGTTGTGACAGTGTTAGGGCTGAGATATTTTCTGAAATGTTGGGCGAGAGGCTCTATCCTAAGGCTTTGGTCGTGCCCACGGTAAATTTTGGTGTCTCTCCCCATCATATGCCTTTCTCGGGGACCATAACACTTTCTCCCAATACACTGATTTCGCTGCTGCGAGATATAGTAAGCTCCCTCTACCAGCACGGCATTGACAGGGCTGTATTCGTGAACTCTCACGGGGGAAATGATGATACACTCGGTGCGGCCCTGGATGAGATCAGAGAGGAGTTTGATGTCACACTGGCCGCTTTTAAATATACAAACTTAGCAGAAGAAGCCATCGCCAGCAATGTGGACTCCGAATATTTTGGGCATGCCTGTGAACGCGAGGTTTCCGAGGTTAAATATCTGGCTCCGGAGATACTCCGCGAAGACAGAATAGAAAAGGGCAAAATAAAAGAGGGAGCAAAGGTTAAGAAAACAGCTCTAAATCTGGGAATAGATTTCGACCGGTATACGGAGAATGGGGCACTGGGTGATGCCAGAAAAGCCAGCAGGGAGGCT